ATAATTTGGGTCTAGAAATTAATGCAAGTGCTAATGCTAACATTTGTTGTTCTCCTCCGCTTAACGTCTGTGCTTGTTGATTTAGACGCTCTTTAAGAATTGGGAAAAGATCAAATATCTCATTAAGCCTTTCCTTTAGTTCATCCTTTTTCAGGTAATCTCCAGCTATCATAAGATTATCTTTCACACTCATATATGGGAATATCTTATCTCTTTCTGGAGAATAACGTATTCCTAATTTAACTCTTTTTTCAGGAGATAGATTATTAAGATTTATTTGATTAAATTCGATTTGACCATAATGCTCTACTGTTCCTAAAATACATTCAAGCAACGTTGTTTTTCCAGCACCGTTAGGGCCAATAATTCCTATACATTCTCCTTCTTCAAT
This window of the Candidatus Bathyarchaeota archaeon genome carries:
- a CDS encoding ABC transporter ATP-binding protein, giving the protein MPLLEIKDLNAFYGKVNPLKKISLKIEEGECIGIIGPNGAGKTTLLECILGTVEHYGQIEFNQINLNNLSPEKRVKLGIRYSPERDKIFPYMSVKDNLMIAGDYLKKDELKERLNEIFDLFPILKERLNQQAQTLSGGEQQMLALALALISRPKLLLLDEPTFGLAPYLITNISNVLSKLKKQLSILIAEQNVVFTLKHSEKIFVLEHGEIILEGTPEELKSEEYIKKSYFGI